The following coding sequences lie in one Polyodon spathula isolate WHYD16114869_AA chromosome 37, ASM1765450v1, whole genome shotgun sequence genomic window:
- the LOC121304308 gene encoding zinc finger protein 23-like isoform X1: MEVSVSVSLFQEQLASPVERAVKAAVDSVLGEVTKIVGSKFTEFQVEMSGMRRENESLKLRLEISESELRAVRGCINTADTNMKQAFIFHDPGESHAIPESEAQEEPKIEAVSTQEEFFEQECCASLMQVTELPFVKDEEVPEQECVPVKAEFIEQECVSITEELPAENNACTLQENKKLGSSLCDDSPSECELGFRASSKVDEGERESTPSPQCKNPSSGKPQHKKLRETTPQEEHVKTWRTHSVKILSLQDRHLLTVESRETPHSACFNSSETQGNLKTLPHSIKGGKSSCQLDVPETYKGNHTGETTFSRADCGKSFSHNSLLKRHQRSHTGEQSSHIQYSDKSFTQLGNLHSQQRIHTGENPYHCSECEKTFNHLGNLKVHQRIHTGEKPYNCAVCGKRFTQLGNLKIHQRIHTGEKPHHCAVCGKRFSQLGDLKRHYKIHTGEKPHHCAVCGKRFSQLGDLKRHHKIHTGV; encoded by the exons ATGGAGGTCAGCGTCTCCGTGTCgctctttcaagagcagctcgCCTCTCCCGTCGAGcgcgcagtgaaagcggctgtggACTCCGTCTTGGGTGAGGTTACTAAAATTGTCGGCAGCAAATTCACTGAGTTTCAAGTGGAAATGTCTGGAATGAGGAGAGAGAATGAAAgtctgaagctgagattggaaatatcagagagcgagctgAGAGCCGTGCGAGGGTGTATAAACACTGCAGATACAAACATGAAACAGGCTTTCATATTTCACG ATCCCGGAGAGAGCCACGCTATCCCTGAATCTGAAGCACAGGAGGAGCCAAAGATAGAAGCAGTTTCCACACAAGAGGAGTTCTTTGAGCAGGAGTGCTGTGCAAGTCTAATGCAGGTTACAGAGCTGCCgtttgttaaagatgaagaggtccctgAACAGGAATGTGTTCCTGTCAAAGCAGAGTTCATAGAGCAGGAATGTGTCTCCATCACAGAGGAACTTCCTGCTGAAAATAATGCCTGTACACTTCAGGAGAACAAGAAGctgggatccagcctgtgtgatgattctccatctgaatgtgaactgggatttagag cATCTTCTAAAGTAGATGAAGGAGAACGTGAATCCACTCCGTCACCCCAGTGCAAAAATCCTTCTAGTGGCAAACCACAGCACAAGAAACTCAGAGAGACGACACCCCAAGAAGAACATGTGAAGACATGGAGAACTCACTCAGTTAAAATCCTTTCTTTACAAGACAGACACCTACTTACAGTGGAGAGTAGAGAGACGCCACATTCTGCATGTTTTAATAGTTCTGAAACCCAAGGCAACTTGAAGACCTTGCCTCATTCTATTAAAGGTGGGAAGAGTTCCTGTCAATTAGACGTTCCTGAAACTTACAAGGGAAATCACACAGGAGAGACTACATTTTCCAGGGCtgattgtgggaagagcttcagtcatAATTCActgcttaaaagacaccagcgtAGTCACACAGGAGAGCAATCTtcccatatacagtacagtgataaGAGTTTCACACAGTTAGGAAATCTTCATTCACaacagcgcattcacacaggagagaatccTTATCACTGTTCTGAGTGTGAGAAGACATTCAATCACTTAGGAAACCTTAAAgtccaccagcgcattcacacaggagagaaaccttataactgtgctgtttgtgggaagagattcaccCAGTTAGGAAACCTTAAAatccaccagcgcattcacacaggagagaaacctcatcactgtgctgtttgtgggaagagattcagccaGTTAGGAGACCTTAAAAGACACTataaaattcacacaggagagaaacctcatcactgtgctgtttgtgggaagagattcagtcagTTAGgagaccttaaaagacaccataaaATTCACACAGGTGTGTAA
- the LOC121304308 gene encoding uncharacterized protein LOC121304308 isoform X2, protein MEVSVSVSLFQEQLASPVERAVKAAVDSVLGEVTKIVGSKFTEFQVEMSGMRRENESLKLRLEISESELRAVRGCINTADTNMKQAFIFHDPGESHAIPESEAQEEPKIEAVSTQEEFFEQECCASLMQVTELPFVKDEEVPEQECVPVKAEFIEQECVSITEELPAENNACTLQENKKLGSSLCDDSPSECELGFRGNPTKQAALSCLFILQSLLLNTSSVLHIHILTRGSCPTTLSTRT, encoded by the exons ATGGAGGTCAGCGTCTCCGTGTCgctctttcaagagcagctcgCCTCTCCCGTCGAGcgcgcagtgaaagcggctgtggACTCCGTCTTGGGTGAGGTTACTAAAATTGTCGGCAGCAAATTCACTGAGTTTCAAGTGGAAATGTCTGGAATGAGGAGAGAGAATGAAAgtctgaagctgagattggaaatatcagagagcgagctgAGAGCCGTGCGAGGGTGTATAAACACTGCAGATACAAACATGAAACAGGCTTTCATATTTCACG ATCCCGGAGAGAGCCACGCTATCCCTGAATCTGAAGCACAGGAGGAGCCAAAGATAGAAGCAGTTTCCACACAAGAGGAGTTCTTTGAGCAGGAGTGCTGTGCAAGTCTAATGCAGGTTACAGAGCTGCCgtttgttaaagatgaagaggtccctgAACAGGAATGTGTTCCTGTCAAAGCAGAGTTCATAGAGCAGGAATGTGTCTCCATCACAGAGGAACTTCCTGCTGAAAATAATGCCTGTACACTTCAGGAGAACAAGAAGctgggatccagcctgtgtgatgattctccatctgaatgtgaactgggatttagaggtaacCCTACAAAACAAGCAGCACTGAGCTGCCTATTCATCTTGCAGAGCCTGCTGCTGAACACCAGCAGCGTgcttcacattcatattttaaccaGGGGGAGCTGCCCAACCACTCTGTCAACAAGGACATAA